One Desulfatiglans sp. DNA window includes the following coding sequences:
- a CDS encoding MogA/MoaB family molybdenum cofactor biosynthesis protein: MEEIRFKAGVLTMSDKGSRGERVDESGALASHMLEADGFEIAEYKIVPDKVEDITRAIKDWCDIKKLSLIVTSGGTGLSPTDVTPKAMLKVMDFEVPGMAEAMRAESLKKTPHAMISRAMAGVRGSTLIVNLPGSPKGVKENLAVILPALKHAISKLSGDTADCASPMK; this comes from the coding sequence ATGGAAGAGATCAGGTTTAAAGCGGGTGTTCTTACCATGAGTGATAAGGGCTCCCGCGGTGAAAGGGTTGATGAAAGCGGAGCGCTTGCCAGCCATATGCTTGAAGCGGACGGTTTTGAGATAGCCGAATATAAAATCGTCCCTGATAAGGTAGAAGATATAACAAGGGCCATAAAGGATTGGTGCGACATCAAAAAACTTTCGCTCATTGTTACTTCAGGCGGAACCGGTTTAAGTCCAACAGATGTTACCCCTAAGGCCATGTTAAAGGTCATGGATTTTGAGGTGCCCGGCATGGCCGAGGCAATGAGGGCGGAAAGCCTAAAAAAAACCCCTCATGCAATGATCTCAAGGGCAATGGCCGGTGTACGCGGCAGCACCCTTATTGTCAACCTTCCCGGCAGCCCAAAAGGGGTAAAGGAAAACCTTGCTGTTATACTCCCCGCACTCAAACATGCCATTTCAAAACTTTCAGGGGACACGGCTGACTGCGCCTCCCCTATGAAATAG
- the fusA gene encoding elongation factor G has product MERKTEQLKNVALLAHVSSGKTSLAEAMLLNGKSTNRLGRVDDGSSNMDYEPEEIKRKITISTSFHHFDWKKHYVNIIDTPGDDNFLSDSKAALQAADGAVIVIDATAGIKIGTEKVWQFVTERNIPKLIFINKMDKERADFYKVVEEVNKAFDVKITPVFLPIGAEDNFSGVADMIKMKAFISSKDGSGKSDQADIPADMADTIDEWREQMIENTVEANDELMEKYLEGQELDPKEIEKTFYEGVKSGHIIPVLCGSATGNIGVTQLMDLIVQGFPGPSDGTAKEGKKPRSEETIKRKSTEDEPFSALVFKTLADPFAGKLSIIKVISGTVDSDSTVYNSTKDTKEKLGSLYVMEGKKQQAVDKAIAGDIIALAKLRETMTGDTLCIENNPIIYKATEPLRPVISYAVEAKNAGAEDKLYSSLTRLLEEDPTLRLERDQTTADIIVSGTGQIHLETTCEKLSRKFGVEVNLKPVKVPYRETIKKAAKGIVYRHKKQSGGRGQFAEVHFDLFPKERGEGFEFDEALVGMNVPRNFVPAVEKGLHEAIIKGSLAGFPVVDLRVRFYDGKSHEVDSSEMAFKIAALMCFRKGVEEATPILLEPIMKLEVIVPEEYMGDVMGDLNSRRGRVLGMDSEGKYQVIKAQAPMSEILKYALDLNAITAGRGSFRVEHSHYDEVPASLMDKIIAEHKKEAEVE; this is encoded by the coding sequence ATGGAAAGAAAAACAGAACAACTAAAGAATGTCGCACTATTAGCCCATGTTAGTTCAGGAAAAACTTCACTTGCAGAGGCCATGCTTCTGAACGGTAAATCTACAAACAGACTAGGTCGAGTGGATGACGGCAGTTCAAACATGGATTATGAACCTGAAGAGATCAAGAGAAAAATTACTATCAGCACATCTTTCCATCACTTTGACTGGAAAAAGCATTATGTAAATATCATAGACACACCCGGTGATGATAACTTTTTATCAGACTCAAAGGCCGCTTTACAGGCAGCTGACGGCGCTGTCATTGTTATTGACGCAACAGCAGGTATAAAAATAGGAACAGAAAAGGTATGGCAGTTTGTAACAGAGAGGAATATCCCAAAGCTTATTTTCATAAATAAGATGGATAAAGAGCGGGCTGACTTTTACAAGGTGGTTGAAGAGGTAAATAAAGCATTTGATGTTAAAATAACACCTGTGTTCCTGCCTATCGGTGCAGAGGATAATTTTTCAGGCGTTGCTGATATGATAAAGATGAAGGCATTCATATCCAGCAAAGATGGTTCAGGAAAGTCCGACCAGGCGGATATCCCTGCTGACATGGCTGACACGATAGATGAATGGCGTGAGCAGATGATTGAAAATACAGTAGAGGCCAATGACGAACTCATGGAGAAATACCTTGAAGGCCAGGAACTTGACCCAAAGGAAATAGAAAAGACCTTTTATGAAGGGGTTAAATCAGGTCATATTATCCCGGTTCTGTGTGGTTCTGCAACAGGCAACATCGGCGTTACACAGCTTATGGACCTTATTGTCCAGGGGTTTCCAGGCCCATCTGACGGGACGGCCAAAGAGGGTAAAAAACCAAGATCAGAAGAGACCATCAAAAGAAAATCTACAGAAGATGAACCTTTCTCAGCTCTTGTTTTTAAGACCCTTGCAGACCCGTTTGCAGGCAAACTCAGTATAATAAAGGTGATCTCAGGTACTGTTGATTCGGATTCAACCGTGTATAACTCCACAAAGGATACAAAGGAAAAACTCGGTTCACTCTATGTTATGGAGGGCAAGAAACAGCAGGCGGTTGATAAGGCCATTGCAGGAGATATTATAGCGCTTGCAAAACTCAGGGAGACCATGACCGGCGATACGCTCTGTATAGAAAACAACCCGATTATTTACAAGGCTACCGAACCGCTTCGTCCTGTGATCTCATATGCAGTTGAGGCCAAAAATGCCGGCGCTGAAGACAAGCTGTACTCTTCACTTACCAGGCTTCTCGAAGAAGACCCGACCCTGAGGCTTGAAAGAGACCAGACAACAGCCGATATAATAGTATCAGGCACAGGACAGATTCACCTTGAAACCACCTGTGAAAAATTGAGCCGCAAGTTTGGTGTTGAGGTAAACCTTAAACCGGTAAAGGTGCCCTACAGGGAAACCATTAAAAAGGCGGCAAAGGGAATAGTCTACCGCCATAAGAAACAGTCGGGCGGCCGCGGCCAGTTTGCAGAGGTGCATTTTGACCTCTTCCCAAAAGAGAGAGGTGAAGGTTTCGAGTTTGATGAAGCCCTGGTAGGTATGAACGTGCCAAGGAACTTTGTCCCTGCCGTTGAAAAGGGCCTTCATGAGGCCATCATAAAAGGCAGTCTGGCAGGATTTCCTGTTGTGGACTTAAGGGTAAGGTTTTATGACGGCAAATCACATGAAGTTGACTCATCAGAAATGGCCTTTAAGATTGCAGCTCTCATGTGCTTTAGAAAGGGTGTTGAGGAGGCCACGCCTATCCTGCTTGAACCCATAATGAAGCTGGAGGTAATAGTCCCTGAAGAATACATGGGCGATGTAATGGGTGACCTTAACAGCAGAAGAGGCAGGGTGCTTGGTATGGACAGCGAAGGGAAATACCAGGTTATCAAGGCACAGGCGCCCATGTCTGAAATACTTAAATATGCTCTTGACCTCAATGCAATAACCGCAGGAAGGGGTTCATTCAGGGTGGAGCATTCCCACTATGATGAAGTGCCTGCAAGCCTGATGGATAAGATAATAGCCGAGCATAAGAAGGAAGCAGAAGTAGAATAA